From Drosophila yakuba strain Tai18E2 chromosome 2L, Prin_Dyak_Tai18E2_2.1, whole genome shotgun sequence, one genomic window encodes:
- the LOC6528428 gene encoding aldehyde dehydrogenase, dimeric NADP-preferring isoform X6 encodes MFDNAIKPHPEANGVPLNGAERPITTVINIEPEPEIESPIGIFTSQPERQQQPELQSESDRMANFDDTLQRARLAFSSGKTRNVNFRRKQLENLLRCYEEHENEIISALEADLRRPKQESLIVETEFMKNDIKHILFHLDEWVQSEKPSKSFVNLMDDVQIYKDPFGVVLVIGAWNYPLQLLLVPVASAIAAGNCVVIKPSEIAANCAKFIADVIPKYLDNDCYPVVCGGPSETAELLNQRFDYIFYTGSTRVGKIIHAAANKHLTPTTLELGGKSPCYIDKSVELRTAVKRILWGKLINCGQTCIAPDYILCSKEVQEKFIAEAKDVLKEWYGENIQSSPDLSRVINANNFQRLLGLMKSGRVAVGGNYDASERYIDPTILVDVKETDPIMEEEIFGPILPIFNVESAYDAIKFINARESPLVLYIFTSETEVQNLFINGTQSGGLCVNDTIMHYAVDVLPFGGVGMSGMGSYHGKYGFETFTHKKSCLGKDLSAFGEKLASARYPPYSDRKGSLLSFLLRKRRPLPNLHLSHVLAIGLGVGLTVLANYYLQKSSTD; translated from the exons ATGTTTGACAATGCGATTAAACCTCATCCGGAGGCCAATGGAGTTCCATTAAACG GAGCAGAACGGCCGATAACTACCGTCATTAATATTG aaccagaaccagaaatCGAAAGTCCAATTGGGATCTTCACATCACAACCggaaaggcaacaacaacccGAGCTCCAATCCGAATCCGACAGAATGGCCAATTTCGACGAT ACATTGCAACGCGCCCGCCTCGCCTTTTCCAGTGGAAAGACCAGGAACGTCAACTTTCG ACGCAAGCAGCTGGAGAATCTGCTGCGTTGCTATGAGGAGCACGAGAACGAGATCATCAGCGCCTTGGAGGCGGATCTGCGGCGTCCCAAGCAGGAGAGTCTCATCGTGGAGACCGAGTTTATGAAGAACGACATCAAGCACATCCTCTTCCACCTCGACGAGTGGGTGCAGTCGGAAAAG CCCTCCAAGTCGTTTGTGAACCTAATGGACGACGTGCAGATCTACAAAGACCCCTTCGGAGTTGTTCTTGTGATCGGCGCCTGGAATTACCCACTGCAATTGCTGCTGGTGCCTGTGGCTTCCGCCATCGCCGCCGGAAACTGTGTGGTGATCAAGCCCAGCGAGATTGCTGCTAACTGCGCCAAGTTCATTGCCGATGTCATTCCAAAATATTTGGATAAT GATTGCTATCCAGTTGTCTGCGGTGGCCCCAGCGAAACCGCGGAGCTGCTCAACCAGCGTTTCGACTACATCTTCTACACGGGCTCCACGCGCGTAGGCAAGATCATCCACGCTGCGGCCAACAAGCACTTGACCCCCACCACCTTGGAGCTGGGTGGCAAAAG CCCCTGCTACATTGACAAATCGGTGGAGCTGCGCACTGCGGTCAAGCGCATCCTGTGGGGCAAGCTGATTAACTGTGGACAGACTTGCATCGCTCCGGACTACATCCTCTGCTCCAAGGAGGTGCAGGAGAAGTTCATCGCGGAGGCCAAGGACGTGCTGAAGGAGTGGTACGGCGAAAATATCCAAAGCAGTCCTGATCTTAGCCGTGTGATCAACGCCAACAACTTCCA GCGCCTTCTTGGTCTGATGAAGTCTGGCCGCGTGGCCGTTGGTGGTAACTACGATGCCAGCGAGCGTTACATCGACCCCACCATCTTGGTGGACGTGAAGGAGACCGATCCCATCATGGAGGAGGAGATCTTCGGTCCTATCTTGCCCATCTTCAACGTGGAGAGTGCCTACGACGCCATCAAGTTCATCAATGCCAG AGAGAGTCCACTTGTCCTGTATATTTTCACATCGGAAACAGAGGTTCAGAATCTGTTCATAAACGGCACCCAGTCGGGCGGACTGTGCGTGAACGACACGATAATGCACTATGCCG TTGATGTGCTGCCTTTCGGAGGCGTTGGCATGAGTGGCATGGGCAGCTATCACGGAAAATACGGCTTCGAGACcttcacacacaaaaaatcTTGCCTGGGCAAGGATTTATCCGCGTTTGGCGAGAAGCTGGCATC AGCTCGCTACCCACCGTACTCGGACCGCAAGGGATCGCTGCTCTCCTTCCTGCTGCGCAAGCGCCGTCCGCTGCCCAACCTGCATCTGAGCCACGTGCTGGCCATCGGACTGGGGGTCGGCTTGACGGTGCTGGCCAACTACTACCTACAG AAAAGCTCAACTGATTAA
- the LOC6528428 gene encoding aldehyde dehydrogenase, dimeric NADP-preferring isoform X2, whose protein sequence is MFDNAIKPHPEANGVPLNGAERPITTVINIEPEPEIESPIGIFTSQPERQQQPELQSESDRMANFDDTLQRARLAFSSGKTRNVNFRRKQLENLLRCYEEHENEIISALEADLRRPKQESLIVETEFMKNDIKHILFHLDEWVQSEKPSKSFVNLMDDVQIYKDPFGVVLVIGAWNYPLQLLLVPVASAIAAGNCVVIKPSEIAANCAKFIADVIPKYLDNDCYPVVCGGPSETAELLNQRFDYIFYTGSTRVGKIIHAAANKHLTPTTLELGGKSPCYIDKSVELRTAVKRILWGKLINCGQTCIAPDYILCSKEVQEKFIAEAKDVLKEWYGENIQSSPDLSRVINANNFQRLLGLMKSGRVAVGGNYDASERYIDPTILVDVKETDPIMEEEIFGPILPIFNVESAYDAIKFINARESPLVLYIFTSETEVQNLFINGTQSGGLCVNDTIMHYAVDVLPFGGVGMSGMGSYHGKYGFETFTHKKSCLGKDLSAFGEKLASARYPPYSDRKGSLLSFLLRKRRPLPNLHLSHVLAIGLGVGLTVLANYYLQVRKGKLLSK, encoded by the exons ATGTTTGACAATGCGATTAAACCTCATCCGGAGGCCAATGGAGTTCCATTAAACG GAGCAGAACGGCCGATAACTACCGTCATTAATATTG aaccagaaccagaaatCGAAAGTCCAATTGGGATCTTCACATCACAACCggaaaggcaacaacaacccGAGCTCCAATCCGAATCCGACAGAATGGCCAATTTCGACGAT ACATTGCAACGCGCCCGCCTCGCCTTTTCCAGTGGAAAGACCAGGAACGTCAACTTTCG ACGCAAGCAGCTGGAGAATCTGCTGCGTTGCTATGAGGAGCACGAGAACGAGATCATCAGCGCCTTGGAGGCGGATCTGCGGCGTCCCAAGCAGGAGAGTCTCATCGTGGAGACCGAGTTTATGAAGAACGACATCAAGCACATCCTCTTCCACCTCGACGAGTGGGTGCAGTCGGAAAAG CCCTCCAAGTCGTTTGTGAACCTAATGGACGACGTGCAGATCTACAAAGACCCCTTCGGAGTTGTTCTTGTGATCGGCGCCTGGAATTACCCACTGCAATTGCTGCTGGTGCCTGTGGCTTCCGCCATCGCCGCCGGAAACTGTGTGGTGATCAAGCCCAGCGAGATTGCTGCTAACTGCGCCAAGTTCATTGCCGATGTCATTCCAAAATATTTGGATAAT GATTGCTATCCAGTTGTCTGCGGTGGCCCCAGCGAAACCGCGGAGCTGCTCAACCAGCGTTTCGACTACATCTTCTACACGGGCTCCACGCGCGTAGGCAAGATCATCCACGCTGCGGCCAACAAGCACTTGACCCCCACCACCTTGGAGCTGGGTGGCAAAAG CCCCTGCTACATTGACAAATCGGTGGAGCTGCGCACTGCGGTCAAGCGCATCCTGTGGGGCAAGCTGATTAACTGTGGACAGACTTGCATCGCTCCGGACTACATCCTCTGCTCCAAGGAGGTGCAGGAGAAGTTCATCGCGGAGGCCAAGGACGTGCTGAAGGAGTGGTACGGCGAAAATATCCAAAGCAGTCCTGATCTTAGCCGTGTGATCAACGCCAACAACTTCCA GCGCCTTCTTGGTCTGATGAAGTCTGGCCGCGTGGCCGTTGGTGGTAACTACGATGCCAGCGAGCGTTACATCGACCCCACCATCTTGGTGGACGTGAAGGAGACCGATCCCATCATGGAGGAGGAGATCTTCGGTCCTATCTTGCCCATCTTCAACGTGGAGAGTGCCTACGACGCCATCAAGTTCATCAATGCCAG AGAGAGTCCACTTGTCCTGTATATTTTCACATCGGAAACAGAGGTTCAGAATCTGTTCATAAACGGCACCCAGTCGGGCGGACTGTGCGTGAACGACACGATAATGCACTATGCCG TTGATGTGCTGCCTTTCGGAGGCGTTGGCATGAGTGGCATGGGCAGCTATCACGGAAAATACGGCTTCGAGACcttcacacacaaaaaatcTTGCCTGGGCAAGGATTTATCCGCGTTTGGCGAGAAGCTGGCATC AGCTCGCTACCCACCGTACTCGGACCGCAAGGGATCGCTGCTCTCCTTCCTGCTGCGCAAGCGCCGTCCGCTGCCCAACCTGCATCTGAGCCACGTGCTGGCCATCGGACTGGGGGTCGGCTTGACGGTGCTGGCCAACTACTACCTACAGGTAAGGAAG GGCAAGTTGCTGTCGAAGTAA
- the LOC6528428 gene encoding aldehyde dehydrogenase, dimeric NADP-preferring isoform X1, which produces MFDNAIKPHPEANGVPLNGAERPITTVINIEPEPEIESPIGIFTSQPERQQQPELQSESDRMANFDDTLQRARLAFSSGKTRNVNFRRKQLENLLRCYEEHENEIISALEADLRRPKQESLIVETEFMKNDIKHILFHLDEWVQSEKPSKSFVNLMDDVQIYKDPFGVVLVIGAWNYPLQLLLVPVASAIAAGNCVVIKPSEIAANCAKFIADVIPKYLDNDCYPVVCGGPSETAELLNQRFDYIFYTGSTRVGKIIHAAANKHLTPTTLELGGKSPCYIDKSVELRTAVKRILWGKLINCGQTCIAPDYILCSKEVQEKFIAEAKDVLKEWYGENIQSSPDLSRVINANNFQRLLGLMKSGRVAVGGNYDASERYIDPTILVDVKETDPIMEEEIFGPILPIFNVESAYDAIKFINAREKPLVIYVFSNSNKLVKEFRSNTTSGGFCSNETIMHCGVDVLPFGGVGMSGMGSYHGKYGFETFTHKKSCLGKDLSAFGEKLASARYPPYSDRKGSLLSFLLRKRRPLPNLHLSHVLAIGLGVGLTVLANYYLQVRKGKLLSK; this is translated from the exons ATGTTTGACAATGCGATTAAACCTCATCCGGAGGCCAATGGAGTTCCATTAAACG GAGCAGAACGGCCGATAACTACCGTCATTAATATTG aaccagaaccagaaatCGAAAGTCCAATTGGGATCTTCACATCACAACCggaaaggcaacaacaacccGAGCTCCAATCCGAATCCGACAGAATGGCCAATTTCGACGAT ACATTGCAACGCGCCCGCCTCGCCTTTTCCAGTGGAAAGACCAGGAACGTCAACTTTCG ACGCAAGCAGCTGGAGAATCTGCTGCGTTGCTATGAGGAGCACGAGAACGAGATCATCAGCGCCTTGGAGGCGGATCTGCGGCGTCCCAAGCAGGAGAGTCTCATCGTGGAGACCGAGTTTATGAAGAACGACATCAAGCACATCCTCTTCCACCTCGACGAGTGGGTGCAGTCGGAAAAG CCCTCCAAGTCGTTTGTGAACCTAATGGACGACGTGCAGATCTACAAAGACCCCTTCGGAGTTGTTCTTGTGATCGGCGCCTGGAATTACCCACTGCAATTGCTGCTGGTGCCTGTGGCTTCCGCCATCGCCGCCGGAAACTGTGTGGTGATCAAGCCCAGCGAGATTGCTGCTAACTGCGCCAAGTTCATTGCCGATGTCATTCCAAAATATTTGGATAAT GATTGCTATCCAGTTGTCTGCGGTGGCCCCAGCGAAACCGCGGAGCTGCTCAACCAGCGTTTCGACTACATCTTCTACACGGGCTCCACGCGCGTAGGCAAGATCATCCACGCTGCGGCCAACAAGCACTTGACCCCCACCACCTTGGAGCTGGGTGGCAAAAG CCCCTGCTACATTGACAAATCGGTGGAGCTGCGCACTGCGGTCAAGCGCATCCTGTGGGGCAAGCTGATTAACTGTGGACAGACTTGCATCGCTCCGGACTACATCCTCTGCTCCAAGGAGGTGCAGGAGAAGTTCATCGCGGAGGCCAAGGACGTGCTGAAGGAGTGGTACGGCGAAAATATCCAAAGCAGTCCTGATCTTAGCCGTGTGATCAACGCCAACAACTTCCA GCGCCTTCTTGGTCTGATGAAGTCTGGCCGCGTGGCCGTTGGTGGTAACTACGATGCCAGCGAGCGTTACATCGACCCCACCATCTTGGTGGACGTGAAGGAGACCGATCCCATCATGGAGGAGGAGATCTTCGGTCCTATCTTGCCCATCTTCAACGTGGAGAGTGCCTACGACGCCATCAAGTTCATCAATGCCAG AGAAAAGCCACTTGTAATTTACGTGTTCTCCAACTCGAATAAGCTAGTTAAGGAGTTCAGGAGCAACACCACTAGCGGCGGATTCTGCAGCAACGAAACCATAATGCACTGTGGAG TTGATGTGCTGCCTTTCGGAGGCGTTGGCATGAGTGGCATGGGCAGCTATCACGGAAAATACGGCTTCGAGACcttcacacacaaaaaatcTTGCCTGGGCAAGGATTTATCCGCGTTTGGCGAGAAGCTGGCATC AGCTCGCTACCCACCGTACTCGGACCGCAAGGGATCGCTGCTCTCCTTCCTGCTGCGCAAGCGCCGTCCGCTGCCCAACCTGCATCTGAGCCACGTGCTGGCCATCGGACTGGGGGTCGGCTTGACGGTGCTGGCCAACTACTACCTACAGGTAAGGAAG GGCAAGTTGCTGTCGAAGTAA
- the LOC6528428 gene encoding aldehyde dehydrogenase, dimeric NADP-preferring isoform X3 translates to MFDNAIKPHPEANGVPLNGAERPITTVINIEPEPEIESPIGIFTSQPERQQQPELQSESDRMANFDDTLQRARLAFSSGKTRNVNFRRKQLENLLRCYEEHENEIISALEADLRRPKQESLIVETEFMKNDIKHILFHLDEWVQSEKPSKSFVNLMDDVQIYKDPFGVVLVIGAWNYPLQLLLVPVASAIAAGNCVVIKPSEIAANCAKFIADVIPKYLDNDCYPVVCGGPSETAELLNQRFDYIFYTGSTRVGKIIHAAANKHLTPTTLELGGKSPCYIDKSVELRTAVKRILWGKLINCGQTCIAPDYILCSKEVQEKFIAEAKDVLKEWYGENIQSSPDLSRVINANNFQRLLGLMKSGRVAVGGNYDASERYIDPTILVDVKETDPIMEEEIFGPILPIFNVESAYDAIKFINAREKPLVIYVFSNSNKLVKEFRSNTTSGGFCSNETIMHCGVDVLPFGGVGMSGMGSYHGKYGFETFTHKKSCLGKDLSAFGEKLASARYPPYSDRKGSLLSFLLRKRRPLPNLHLSHVLAIGLGVGLTVLANYYLQGKLLSK, encoded by the exons ATGTTTGACAATGCGATTAAACCTCATCCGGAGGCCAATGGAGTTCCATTAAACG GAGCAGAACGGCCGATAACTACCGTCATTAATATTG aaccagaaccagaaatCGAAAGTCCAATTGGGATCTTCACATCACAACCggaaaggcaacaacaacccGAGCTCCAATCCGAATCCGACAGAATGGCCAATTTCGACGAT ACATTGCAACGCGCCCGCCTCGCCTTTTCCAGTGGAAAGACCAGGAACGTCAACTTTCG ACGCAAGCAGCTGGAGAATCTGCTGCGTTGCTATGAGGAGCACGAGAACGAGATCATCAGCGCCTTGGAGGCGGATCTGCGGCGTCCCAAGCAGGAGAGTCTCATCGTGGAGACCGAGTTTATGAAGAACGACATCAAGCACATCCTCTTCCACCTCGACGAGTGGGTGCAGTCGGAAAAG CCCTCCAAGTCGTTTGTGAACCTAATGGACGACGTGCAGATCTACAAAGACCCCTTCGGAGTTGTTCTTGTGATCGGCGCCTGGAATTACCCACTGCAATTGCTGCTGGTGCCTGTGGCTTCCGCCATCGCCGCCGGAAACTGTGTGGTGATCAAGCCCAGCGAGATTGCTGCTAACTGCGCCAAGTTCATTGCCGATGTCATTCCAAAATATTTGGATAAT GATTGCTATCCAGTTGTCTGCGGTGGCCCCAGCGAAACCGCGGAGCTGCTCAACCAGCGTTTCGACTACATCTTCTACACGGGCTCCACGCGCGTAGGCAAGATCATCCACGCTGCGGCCAACAAGCACTTGACCCCCACCACCTTGGAGCTGGGTGGCAAAAG CCCCTGCTACATTGACAAATCGGTGGAGCTGCGCACTGCGGTCAAGCGCATCCTGTGGGGCAAGCTGATTAACTGTGGACAGACTTGCATCGCTCCGGACTACATCCTCTGCTCCAAGGAGGTGCAGGAGAAGTTCATCGCGGAGGCCAAGGACGTGCTGAAGGAGTGGTACGGCGAAAATATCCAAAGCAGTCCTGATCTTAGCCGTGTGATCAACGCCAACAACTTCCA GCGCCTTCTTGGTCTGATGAAGTCTGGCCGCGTGGCCGTTGGTGGTAACTACGATGCCAGCGAGCGTTACATCGACCCCACCATCTTGGTGGACGTGAAGGAGACCGATCCCATCATGGAGGAGGAGATCTTCGGTCCTATCTTGCCCATCTTCAACGTGGAGAGTGCCTACGACGCCATCAAGTTCATCAATGCCAG AGAAAAGCCACTTGTAATTTACGTGTTCTCCAACTCGAATAAGCTAGTTAAGGAGTTCAGGAGCAACACCACTAGCGGCGGATTCTGCAGCAACGAAACCATAATGCACTGTGGAG TTGATGTGCTGCCTTTCGGAGGCGTTGGCATGAGTGGCATGGGCAGCTATCACGGAAAATACGGCTTCGAGACcttcacacacaaaaaatcTTGCCTGGGCAAGGATTTATCCGCGTTTGGCGAGAAGCTGGCATC AGCTCGCTACCCACCGTACTCGGACCGCAAGGGATCGCTGCTCTCCTTCCTGCTGCGCAAGCGCCGTCCGCTGCCCAACCTGCATCTGAGCCACGTGCTGGCCATCGGACTGGGGGTCGGCTTGACGGTGCTGGCCAACTACTACCTACAG GGCAAGTTGCTGTCGAAGTAA
- the LOC6528428 gene encoding aldehyde dehydrogenase, dimeric NADP-preferring isoform X5, with the protein MFDNAIKPHPEANGVPLNGAERPITTVINIEPEPEIESPIGIFTSQPERQQQPELQSESDRMANFDDTLQRARLAFSSGKTRNVNFRRKQLENLLRCYEEHENEIISALEADLRRPKQESLIVETEFMKNDIKHILFHLDEWVQSEKPSKSFVNLMDDVQIYKDPFGVVLVIGAWNYPLQLLLVPVASAIAAGNCVVIKPSEIAANCAKFIADVIPKYLDNDCYPVVCGGPSETAELLNQRFDYIFYTGSTRVGKIIHAAANKHLTPTTLELGGKSPCYIDKSVELRTAVKRILWGKLINCGQTCIAPDYILCSKEVQEKFIAEAKDVLKEWYGENIQSSPDLSRVINANNFQRLLGLMKSGRVAVGGNYDASERYIDPTILVDVKETDPIMEEEIFGPILPIFNVESAYDAIKFINAREKPLVIYVFSNSNKLVKEFRSNTTSGGFCSNETIMHCGVDVLPFGGVGMSGMGSYHGKYGFETFTHKKSCLGKDLSAFGEKLASARYPPYSDRKGSLLSFLLRKRRPLPNLHLSHVLAIGLGVGLTVLANYYLQKSSTD; encoded by the exons ATGTTTGACAATGCGATTAAACCTCATCCGGAGGCCAATGGAGTTCCATTAAACG GAGCAGAACGGCCGATAACTACCGTCATTAATATTG aaccagaaccagaaatCGAAAGTCCAATTGGGATCTTCACATCACAACCggaaaggcaacaacaacccGAGCTCCAATCCGAATCCGACAGAATGGCCAATTTCGACGAT ACATTGCAACGCGCCCGCCTCGCCTTTTCCAGTGGAAAGACCAGGAACGTCAACTTTCG ACGCAAGCAGCTGGAGAATCTGCTGCGTTGCTATGAGGAGCACGAGAACGAGATCATCAGCGCCTTGGAGGCGGATCTGCGGCGTCCCAAGCAGGAGAGTCTCATCGTGGAGACCGAGTTTATGAAGAACGACATCAAGCACATCCTCTTCCACCTCGACGAGTGGGTGCAGTCGGAAAAG CCCTCCAAGTCGTTTGTGAACCTAATGGACGACGTGCAGATCTACAAAGACCCCTTCGGAGTTGTTCTTGTGATCGGCGCCTGGAATTACCCACTGCAATTGCTGCTGGTGCCTGTGGCTTCCGCCATCGCCGCCGGAAACTGTGTGGTGATCAAGCCCAGCGAGATTGCTGCTAACTGCGCCAAGTTCATTGCCGATGTCATTCCAAAATATTTGGATAAT GATTGCTATCCAGTTGTCTGCGGTGGCCCCAGCGAAACCGCGGAGCTGCTCAACCAGCGTTTCGACTACATCTTCTACACGGGCTCCACGCGCGTAGGCAAGATCATCCACGCTGCGGCCAACAAGCACTTGACCCCCACCACCTTGGAGCTGGGTGGCAAAAG CCCCTGCTACATTGACAAATCGGTGGAGCTGCGCACTGCGGTCAAGCGCATCCTGTGGGGCAAGCTGATTAACTGTGGACAGACTTGCATCGCTCCGGACTACATCCTCTGCTCCAAGGAGGTGCAGGAGAAGTTCATCGCGGAGGCCAAGGACGTGCTGAAGGAGTGGTACGGCGAAAATATCCAAAGCAGTCCTGATCTTAGCCGTGTGATCAACGCCAACAACTTCCA GCGCCTTCTTGGTCTGATGAAGTCTGGCCGCGTGGCCGTTGGTGGTAACTACGATGCCAGCGAGCGTTACATCGACCCCACCATCTTGGTGGACGTGAAGGAGACCGATCCCATCATGGAGGAGGAGATCTTCGGTCCTATCTTGCCCATCTTCAACGTGGAGAGTGCCTACGACGCCATCAAGTTCATCAATGCCAG AGAAAAGCCACTTGTAATTTACGTGTTCTCCAACTCGAATAAGCTAGTTAAGGAGTTCAGGAGCAACACCACTAGCGGCGGATTCTGCAGCAACGAAACCATAATGCACTGTGGAG TTGATGTGCTGCCTTTCGGAGGCGTTGGCATGAGTGGCATGGGCAGCTATCACGGAAAATACGGCTTCGAGACcttcacacacaaaaaatcTTGCCTGGGCAAGGATTTATCCGCGTTTGGCGAGAAGCTGGCATC AGCTCGCTACCCACCGTACTCGGACCGCAAGGGATCGCTGCTCTCCTTCCTGCTGCGCAAGCGCCGTCCGCTGCCCAACCTGCATCTGAGCCACGTGCTGGCCATCGGACTGGGGGTCGGCTTGACGGTGCTGGCCAACTACTACCTACAG AAAAGCTCAACTGATTAA
- the LOC6528428 gene encoding aldehyde dehydrogenase, dimeric NADP-preferring isoform X4: MFDNAIKPHPEANGVPLNGAERPITTVINIEPEPEIESPIGIFTSQPERQQQPELQSESDRMANFDDTLQRARLAFSSGKTRNVNFRRKQLENLLRCYEEHENEIISALEADLRRPKQESLIVETEFMKNDIKHILFHLDEWVQSEKPSKSFVNLMDDVQIYKDPFGVVLVIGAWNYPLQLLLVPVASAIAAGNCVVIKPSEIAANCAKFIADVIPKYLDNDCYPVVCGGPSETAELLNQRFDYIFYTGSTRVGKIIHAAANKHLTPTTLELGGKSPCYIDKSVELRTAVKRILWGKLINCGQTCIAPDYILCSKEVQEKFIAEAKDVLKEWYGENIQSSPDLSRVINANNFQRLLGLMKSGRVAVGGNYDASERYIDPTILVDVKETDPIMEEEIFGPILPIFNVESAYDAIKFINARESPLVLYIFTSETEVQNLFINGTQSGGLCVNDTIMHYAVDVLPFGGVGMSGMGSYHGKYGFETFTHKKSCLGKDLSAFGEKLASARYPPYSDRKGSLLSFLLRKRRPLPNLHLSHVLAIGLGVGLTVLANYYLQGKLLSK, translated from the exons ATGTTTGACAATGCGATTAAACCTCATCCGGAGGCCAATGGAGTTCCATTAAACG GAGCAGAACGGCCGATAACTACCGTCATTAATATTG aaccagaaccagaaatCGAAAGTCCAATTGGGATCTTCACATCACAACCggaaaggcaacaacaacccGAGCTCCAATCCGAATCCGACAGAATGGCCAATTTCGACGAT ACATTGCAACGCGCCCGCCTCGCCTTTTCCAGTGGAAAGACCAGGAACGTCAACTTTCG ACGCAAGCAGCTGGAGAATCTGCTGCGTTGCTATGAGGAGCACGAGAACGAGATCATCAGCGCCTTGGAGGCGGATCTGCGGCGTCCCAAGCAGGAGAGTCTCATCGTGGAGACCGAGTTTATGAAGAACGACATCAAGCACATCCTCTTCCACCTCGACGAGTGGGTGCAGTCGGAAAAG CCCTCCAAGTCGTTTGTGAACCTAATGGACGACGTGCAGATCTACAAAGACCCCTTCGGAGTTGTTCTTGTGATCGGCGCCTGGAATTACCCACTGCAATTGCTGCTGGTGCCTGTGGCTTCCGCCATCGCCGCCGGAAACTGTGTGGTGATCAAGCCCAGCGAGATTGCTGCTAACTGCGCCAAGTTCATTGCCGATGTCATTCCAAAATATTTGGATAAT GATTGCTATCCAGTTGTCTGCGGTGGCCCCAGCGAAACCGCGGAGCTGCTCAACCAGCGTTTCGACTACATCTTCTACACGGGCTCCACGCGCGTAGGCAAGATCATCCACGCTGCGGCCAACAAGCACTTGACCCCCACCACCTTGGAGCTGGGTGGCAAAAG CCCCTGCTACATTGACAAATCGGTGGAGCTGCGCACTGCGGTCAAGCGCATCCTGTGGGGCAAGCTGATTAACTGTGGACAGACTTGCATCGCTCCGGACTACATCCTCTGCTCCAAGGAGGTGCAGGAGAAGTTCATCGCGGAGGCCAAGGACGTGCTGAAGGAGTGGTACGGCGAAAATATCCAAAGCAGTCCTGATCTTAGCCGTGTGATCAACGCCAACAACTTCCA GCGCCTTCTTGGTCTGATGAAGTCTGGCCGCGTGGCCGTTGGTGGTAACTACGATGCCAGCGAGCGTTACATCGACCCCACCATCTTGGTGGACGTGAAGGAGACCGATCCCATCATGGAGGAGGAGATCTTCGGTCCTATCTTGCCCATCTTCAACGTGGAGAGTGCCTACGACGCCATCAAGTTCATCAATGCCAG AGAGAGTCCACTTGTCCTGTATATTTTCACATCGGAAACAGAGGTTCAGAATCTGTTCATAAACGGCACCCAGTCGGGCGGACTGTGCGTGAACGACACGATAATGCACTATGCCG TTGATGTGCTGCCTTTCGGAGGCGTTGGCATGAGTGGCATGGGCAGCTATCACGGAAAATACGGCTTCGAGACcttcacacacaaaaaatcTTGCCTGGGCAAGGATTTATCCGCGTTTGGCGAGAAGCTGGCATC AGCTCGCTACCCACCGTACTCGGACCGCAAGGGATCGCTGCTCTCCTTCCTGCTGCGCAAGCGCCGTCCGCTGCCCAACCTGCATCTGAGCCACGTGCTGGCCATCGGACTGGGGGTCGGCTTGACGGTGCTGGCCAACTACTACCTACAG GGCAAGTTGCTGTCGAAGTAA